TCTACATGGTCGTTGAAAAATTTTTGCTCAACTTTTATCATTCTTGGGAAGCCATTGAAGTTTGTTTTTATTAAATTATATGCGATTGGCATGTTAAAGAGCATAAATGATCAGATTCCTTTCTTTCTATCCTTATCCCACATATCTTAAAGCAGACGGGCACGTCCAGCTAGTTTCTCTTGAAAAAGATTGGCGGCCGGGACTATTTGTCCAAGCTGCACAAGCGCATTTATCGTGTGCTGAAGGTGTTTCTCTGAATAAAGTTCTGCTTCGGCAGAGTCCCTGGCTTCTATAAGTTCGAAAAGCCTCACGTGATCTTGATAGGCTGCGACGCGTCCCCCTTCAGCCTCGGGAGAGGTATTTATTCTCATTAAAAACATGCCCTGTTCTATGGTCGCATAGACGCCTTCATAAATTCGTGACAGGTACGCGTTATCTGCAGATTCCACGATTATGGTATGAAAGGCCGTGTTCCAATATGCCCCCTTTTCTGCTGCTTCTTCAGTCGTTTGTTCAGCGAGTTCTTTCATATGCTCCAGGCACTCACACATTTTTGAGAGATCTTTTTCGTCACGTCGGGATGCCGCTATTCCCGTTGCTACAGGTTCTATTATTTGCCTGACTTCCATTGCCCGCGAGAGGATGTCCGCTGGCCAACCGTGGACTTTCTGAAGCATCATTTTAGCTTCGTTTTCCTCTATAGGAGAAAGATAAATTCCTTGCCTGTCTCTGATGTCAAGTACTCCCATTGCCTCAAGCGCGATAAGTCCCTCACGGAGTACCGGACGGGTCTCTCCTACCGCATCAACCAATTGCCTCTCGGGCAGAAGTTTGTCATTAAGGACGATCTCACCGCTGTGTATTTTTTGAAGCAGTTTCTCTATCACCAGTTTTCTTTTGCTGTTCATAACACAAATCACTCCCGCACTTTCTGCTTTTGTTGTTATGTTTGCCAGTTCAAATGAGGTATTTCAATAATACTTTAGCATAATTTAATATTTTTATTAAAACTAATATTAGAAATATTGATTTATGTGAGCTGGCAATAGCTTTTTGT
This sequence is a window from Synergistetes bacterium HGW-Synergistetes-1. Protein-coding genes within it:
- a CDS encoding FadR family transcriptional regulator, coding for MNSKRKLVIEKLLQKIHSGEIVLNDKLLPERQLVDAVGETRPVLREGLIALEAMGVLDIRDRQGIYLSPIEENEAKMMLQKVHGWPADILSRAMEVRQIIEPVATGIAASRRDEKDLSKMCECLEHMKELAEQTTEEAAEKGAYWNTAFHTIIVESADNAYLSRIYEGVYATIEQGMFLMRINTSPEAEGGRVAAYQDHVRLFELIEARDSAEAELYSEKHLQHTINALVQLGQIVPAANLFQEKLAGRARLL